In Leptospira stimsonii, the following proteins share a genomic window:
- a CDS encoding DsbA family protein, which yields MQDIIAKLKAKESRPLLMITALFLLYIAVTSPLVVSYFSPDGVAEINGRTYTIKDVEKENPKIARKFHSETNDRLYRVLSEFASKKVVALAAKERNVSEKDLMEPTVPEPTLAEMREIYEQYKNSPALKGKSFDAVKAEIQNHLLSQKKEEARNSIFGELRNQYKISVKVKELPPMRDDSILAGNNPSLGPEKAKVTVIEFSDFECPYCKRSQDVNSQLRAKYKDQIRWVFRDYPLSFHPNAMFAHIAANCSAPQGKYWEFFNVLFQNSGNLPKDRVLDLARTSGLDMKAFSQCVNDAAVRKEVEADMAEGEKYGVSGTPAFFINGIMVEGAQPLEAFTKVIDQELKN from the coding sequence ATGCAAGACATAATTGCCAAACTCAAAGCAAAGGAATCGAGACCGCTTCTAATGATCACAGCACTCTTTCTACTTTATATCGCAGTCACTTCTCCTTTGGTCGTTTCCTACTTCTCTCCGGACGGCGTTGCCGAGATCAACGGAAGGACATACACCATCAAGGACGTGGAAAAGGAAAATCCGAAGATTGCTCGTAAATTTCATTCGGAGACCAACGATCGTTTGTATCGAGTGCTTTCCGAGTTTGCGAGTAAGAAGGTTGTTGCCTTAGCCGCAAAAGAGCGTAACGTTTCGGAGAAGGATCTCATGGAACCTACCGTTCCAGAACCGACTCTCGCCGAGATGCGCGAGATCTACGAGCAATATAAGAATTCTCCGGCGCTCAAAGGAAAGTCCTTTGACGCGGTAAAGGCGGAAATTCAGAATCATCTCCTTTCTCAAAAAAAAGAAGAGGCACGTAACTCCATCTTTGGAGAACTTCGCAATCAATATAAGATTTCCGTAAAGGTAAAAGAACTTCCTCCGATGAGGGATGATTCGATTCTCGCCGGAAACAATCCTTCCTTAGGTCCTGAAAAAGCAAAGGTCACCGTGATCGAATTTTCCGATTTCGAATGCCCTTATTGCAAACGGAGTCAAGACGTGAACTCTCAACTCAGAGCGAAGTATAAGGACCAAATTCGTTGGGTTTTTAGAGATTATCCTCTTTCCTTTCACCCAAACGCAATGTTTGCGCATATCGCCGCAAACTGCTCGGCTCCCCAAGGAAAGTATTGGGAATTTTTCAATGTTCTTTTTCAGAATTCGGGAAATCTTCCAAAAGATCGCGTATTGGATCTGGCAAGAACGTCCGGCTTGGATATGAAAGCATTTAGCCAGTGCGTGAACGACGCCGCGGTGAGAAAAGAAGTGGAAGCGGACATGGCGGAAGGTGAAAAATACGGTGTCAGCGGAACTCCCGCATTCTTTATCAACGGAATTATGGTGGAAGGCGCCCAACCATTGGAAGCGTTTACCAAAGTGATCGATCAAGAACTTAAAAATTAA
- a CDS encoding GDSL-type esterase/lipase family protein: MVRYLFTFSLLFLFTSCSVLIKKSYTDYSSSNFECWSGAGYRSSEKFEQYYSLWKTMRGLYREENQRIKTANVVFVGNSLIQLFPSELMGKEFPGAVNRGIGGDLTELLLQRIEEDVLFLNPKAIVLEIGGNDLIQGKCLNVIETNLGKILEKINQVNPNTKVVILGIPPVRTQSINNVSPVLNLTWISIAQTYKNVVFLDNWQWLREKERPALRQEFWLEKDKIHLNENAYKIWVQKLKPILTPYLQ, encoded by the coding sequence TTGGTAAGGTATCTCTTTACTTTTTCCTTGCTCTTTCTTTTCACTTCCTGCTCCGTCCTGATTAAAAAATCATATACAGATTACTCCAGCTCCAACTTTGAATGTTGGTCTGGAGCCGGGTATCGTTCCTCCGAGAAATTCGAACAATACTACTCTCTTTGGAAAACGATGCGAGGATTGTATCGTGAAGAAAATCAGAGAATCAAAACAGCGAATGTAGTATTCGTCGGGAATTCTTTGATCCAATTGTTTCCGAGCGAGTTGATGGGAAAAGAATTTCCGGGAGCGGTAAATCGTGGAATCGGAGGAGATCTCACCGAACTCCTCTTGCAAAGAATCGAGGAAGACGTTCTTTTTCTGAATCCAAAAGCGATCGTGTTGGAAATCGGCGGAAACGACCTCATTCAAGGGAAGTGTTTGAACGTCATTGAAACGAATCTCGGAAAAATTCTGGAGAAAATCAATCAAGTCAATCCGAATACAAAGGTCGTCATTCTCGGGATTCCACCGGTGCGAACGCAGAGTATCAACAACGTTTCTCCTGTTCTCAATCTAACTTGGATTTCGATCGCACAAACCTATAAAAACGTAGTATTTTTAGATAATTGGCAATGGCTTCGCGAAAAAGAGAGGCCGGCTCTGAGACAAGAATTCTGGCTCGAAAAGGATAAGATTCATCTCAATGAAAACGCCTACAAAATTTGGGTTCAAAAGCTGAAACCGATCCTGACTCCCTATCTGCAGTAG
- the thrB gene encoding homoserine kinase, with protein MTSIRQYSITVPGTSANLGPGFDLFGLAFRIYNQFQFRFFPEGEFNTSVKGADVLPFGPDEDLVISSYRSYFQRFLPGEKPIPYSLVMDLRLPMKGGLGSSASAAVAGVCAGRFAHKHFYPKLPIPKENEFLFHLAQIEGHPDNTIPAYLGGFVFAYFNGARLEFVKKKFPKRVRCFLLVPDLETSTHLSRKTLPSTYSTEDVIFNMSRVATWMEFLDSGNMELLKLALEDRVHTPYRMHSEFELNPLLEKIKKNLIGYSLSGSGPSVLLFCERKKAGRVEQILKEKVSEFCDQTHFGCQILSLKVEDDGIIESEKNIKNS; from the coding sequence ATGACATCGATCCGACAGTATTCCATCACCGTTCCCGGAACCTCAGCCAATCTTGGGCCGGGCTTTGATCTTTTCGGTCTTGCCTTTCGAATTTACAACCAATTTCAATTTCGTTTTTTTCCGGAAGGAGAATTCAATACTTCCGTAAAGGGAGCGGACGTTTTGCCTTTCGGCCCAGACGAAGATCTCGTCATTTCATCGTATCGTTCTTACTTCCAAAGATTTCTTCCGGGAGAAAAACCGATTCCGTATTCTCTTGTGATGGATCTACGTCTTCCGATGAAAGGGGGTTTGGGTTCGAGTGCGAGCGCCGCCGTCGCTGGAGTATGCGCTGGACGTTTCGCGCACAAACACTTTTATCCGAAACTTCCGATTCCGAAAGAAAACGAATTTCTGTTTCATCTCGCTCAGATCGAAGGTCACCCCGACAATACGATTCCCGCTTATTTAGGCGGGTTTGTGTTCGCTTATTTTAACGGAGCCAGGCTCGAATTTGTAAAAAAGAAATTTCCAAAGAGAGTCCGTTGTTTTTTGCTCGTTCCCGATTTGGAAACTTCCACCCATCTTTCGCGGAAAACTCTTCCGAGCACTTATTCCACTGAAGACGTGATTTTTAATATGAGTCGAGTCGCTACTTGGATGGAATTTTTGGATTCCGGAAATATGGAACTCTTGAAATTAGCTCTGGAAGATCGGGTTCACACACCGTATCGGATGCATTCCGAATTCGAGCTCAATCCTCTCTTGGAAAAAATTAAGAAGAATCTTATCGGCTACTCGCTTTCCGGAAGCGGACCATCCGTTCTACTTTTTTGCGAACGTAAAAAGGCGGGAAGAGTGGAGCAGATTTTGAAGGAAAAGGTTTCCGAGTTCTGCGACCAAACTCATTTCGGTTGCCAGATCCTTTCTTTAAAAGTGGAAGACGACGGAATTATAGAATCTGAGAAGAATATTAAAAATTCTTAA
- the bioB gene encoding biotin synthase BioB encodes MSATLKTAEKIFSEVPSVITKEEALEILDGTLPLTSCLDRAFQERNRYYGNKVRIHILDNIKNGHCPEDCGYCAQRKNANSGVQEYPMKSETEIYEDAVRAKENGAYRFCMVTSGTGPNRPTTEKLASTIRKITDELGLKVCLSAGLLDEDKAQLLKAAGLDRYNHNLNTSQNHYPEICDTHTYAQRAETLGSVSKAGIGMCSGVIVGMGETLRDLVDVAFELKSFRVISIPVNFFIPVKGHAIKNPSVLTPELCVRILCLFRLVNPDSEIRIAAGREGHLRSLSATALFAANSLFSSGYLNVKGSDMVETIGMIRDAGFVPELADGGVLPEDSEMEALYSEKNFPELYKFKKSLKS; translated from the coding sequence ATGTCTGCAACACTCAAAACTGCCGAAAAAATATTCTCCGAAGTTCCAAGCGTAATCACCAAAGAAGAGGCTCTGGAAATTCTGGATGGGACCCTTCCCCTGACGAGCTGTCTTGATAGAGCGTTTCAAGAAAGAAATCGCTATTACGGAAACAAGGTTCGTATTCATATCTTAGATAATATCAAAAACGGTCATTGCCCGGAAGACTGCGGTTACTGCGCTCAAAGGAAGAATGCAAACTCCGGCGTACAGGAATATCCGATGAAATCCGAAACCGAAATCTACGAGGATGCGGTGAGGGCGAAGGAGAATGGGGCATACCGTTTTTGTATGGTGACTTCCGGTACCGGGCCGAACCGACCGACGACCGAAAAACTCGCTTCCACCATTCGAAAAATCACGGACGAGTTGGGTTTAAAAGTTTGTCTCTCTGCGGGGCTTTTGGACGAAGACAAGGCGCAACTCTTAAAAGCGGCCGGTCTCGATCGTTACAATCATAATCTCAATACCTCACAAAATCACTATCCTGAAATTTGTGACACGCATACATACGCGCAAAGAGCGGAAACGCTTGGTTCCGTTTCCAAAGCGGGAATCGGGATGTGTAGTGGTGTGATCGTAGGAATGGGAGAAACACTGCGCGACCTCGTCGACGTTGCGTTTGAACTCAAATCATTCCGTGTGATTTCGATCCCTGTGAATTTTTTCATTCCTGTAAAAGGTCACGCGATCAAAAACCCGAGCGTTCTCACACCGGAACTTTGTGTAAGAATTCTTTGTCTCTTCCGTTTGGTAAATCCGGATTCCGAAATCCGAATCGCGGCGGGAAGAGAAGGGCACCTCAGAAGTCTATCGGCAACCGCACTTTTTGCCGCGAATTCTTTGTTTTCCTCCGGTTATTTAAACGTAAAAGGATCGGATATGGTGGAAACGATCGGGATGATTCGGGACGCAGGATTTGTCCCAGAGCTTGCCGACGGCGGAGTTCTCCCCGAAGATTCCGAAATGGAAGCTCTCTATTCGGAAAAAAATTTCCCGGAATTGTATAAATTTAAGAAATCTCTAAAGTCATAA
- a CDS encoding aminotransferase class I/II-fold pyridoxal phosphate-dependent enzyme: protein MNPSTFIQKASSVLKSLKRDFLYRTLEVPFGVDLSSNDYLSLTKHPELIASLKEGLDLYGAGSGASRLVNGHRESFDRAEAACSEWTGTETALFVANGYAANLGLLSCIANAKTEIFTDRLNHASILDGVRLSGAEKTYYKHLNLDHLEESLRKSKKKEKIIVSETVFSMDGDLAPIEDLVFLKNKYEAVLVLDDAHSIGVFGKQGCGRVSQVLGKDKIKEVDFITYTSGKALGLEGAWIGTSEIGREFLINKMRTFIFSTAPMPAIAHAIPTSIALLKRMDQERITLFQKSNRLREWVETKNYPKTKSESQIIPILFPSEKAVLDTAALCRENGLYVKAIRPPTVPVPRLRICVHSDTTDSTLEKLISLLPEF from the coding sequence CTGAATCCGTCAACATTCATTCAGAAGGCCTCTTCTGTTCTGAAATCCCTGAAAAGGGATTTCTTATATAGAACCCTGGAAGTTCCTTTCGGGGTTGATTTATCTTCCAACGATTACCTTTCTCTCACAAAACATCCTGAACTCATCGCAAGTCTCAAAGAAGGTTTGGACCTATATGGAGCCGGTTCCGGCGCGTCTCGATTGGTCAACGGTCATCGAGAAAGTTTCGATCGGGCGGAAGCCGCTTGTTCGGAGTGGACGGGAACGGAAACCGCTTTGTTTGTCGCAAACGGCTACGCCGCGAATCTCGGACTTCTTTCTTGTATCGCGAACGCAAAGACCGAAATTTTTACCGATCGTCTCAATCACGCTTCGATCTTGGACGGAGTTCGTCTTTCCGGCGCGGAGAAAACATATTATAAACATCTAAACTTGGATCACTTGGAGGAATCGCTCCGCAAATCAAAGAAGAAGGAAAAAATCATCGTATCTGAAACCGTCTTTAGCATGGACGGAGATTTGGCGCCGATCGAAGATCTTGTTTTTTTAAAAAATAAATACGAAGCGGTTCTTGTTTTGGACGACGCGCATTCGATCGGCGTTTTTGGAAAACAAGGTTGTGGAAGAGTCTCCCAGGTTCTCGGAAAGGATAAAATCAAAGAAGTGGATTTTATCACCTACACGAGCGGAAAGGCACTCGGATTGGAGGGCGCCTGGATTGGAACCTCCGAAATCGGAAGAGAATTCCTCATCAACAAAATGCGAACATTCATTTTTTCTACAGCGCCTATGCCGGCGATTGCACACGCCATTCCCACTTCGATCGCTCTGTTGAAAAGGATGGATCAAGAGAGGATAACTCTCTTTCAGAAATCGAATCGCCTCCGGGAATGGGTCGAGACTAAAAACTATCCGAAGACCAAGTCGGAATCGCAAATCATACCGATTCTTTTTCCTTCCGAAAAAGCAGTTTTGGACACTGCCGCGCTTTGTAGGGAAAACGGACTCTATGTAAAGGCGATTCGCCCACCGACGGTCCCTGTTCCTCGTTTACGAATTTGTGTTCATTCGGATACGACGGATTCTACATTAGAAAAGTTGATTTCTCTATTACCGGAATTTTGA
- the bioA gene encoding adenosylmethionine--8-amino-7-oxononanoate transaminase gives MIWYPYTLQYEPDRPLKIVRAEKEFLYDDDGNSYIDAISSWWVSIHGHNHPKIIQAMKDQLDRLDHVLLAGFTHDPAEDLARELLHVTEGLFHRVLYSDNGSTAVEIMIKLAYQYFQNCGESNRNIFLKWNASYHGDTIGTMSVGGDSLFNRVFSGLRFPTQEFPSPNCSFCPVGKKSDSCKTECADEIETFFEKNPKRVAGIVIEPLILGSGGMIFYKEEVLQRLERISEKYGALLLVDEVFTGFGRTGSFFAYQRAKIKPDLIAMAKGLSGGAAPIAVTLASKKIHSAFESPEPEKAFYHGHTMTGNPIACAAALVSTKLMFEESRLEQVASLEKKLKVGLKKIQEEFPKRIRDLRVMGAVGVLELEVGQESGYTYPGNKILKKKFLEKGVLLRPLGNVIYLTPPYVISDSSLEKIFRAIRETLVEIYSGN, from the coding sequence ATGATCTGGTATCCTTATACTCTTCAATATGAACCGGACCGCCCTTTGAAGATCGTTCGAGCAGAAAAAGAATTTCTCTACGACGATGACGGAAATTCTTATATCGATGCGATTTCCTCTTGGTGGGTCAGCATCCACGGTCACAATCATCCGAAGATCATTCAAGCGATGAAGGATCAACTCGATCGATTGGATCACGTTTTACTCGCCGGTTTTACGCACGACCCGGCAGAAGATCTCGCGAGAGAACTGCTCCACGTAACGGAAGGATTGTTTCACAGAGTGCTTTATTCCGATAACGGATCGACCGCGGTAGAGATTATGATCAAACTCGCGTATCAGTATTTTCAAAATTGTGGAGAATCAAACCGAAACATATTCCTAAAATGGAATGCGTCGTATCATGGAGATACGATCGGAACGATGAGCGTGGGAGGAGATTCCCTTTTTAATCGGGTTTTTTCCGGACTTCGTTTTCCAACTCAGGAATTTCCGAGTCCGAATTGTAGCTTTTGTCCGGTTGGGAAAAAATCGGATTCTTGCAAAACGGAATGTGCGGACGAAATCGAAACGTTCTTTGAAAAAAATCCGAAGCGAGTCGCCGGGATCGTAATCGAACCTTTGATTCTCGGATCGGGAGGAATGATCTTTTACAAAGAAGAAGTCCTACAACGGCTGGAAAGAATTTCCGAAAAATACGGAGCTCTTTTGCTGGTCGACGAAGTCTTTACCGGCTTTGGGCGAACAGGCTCCTTTTTTGCATACCAAAGGGCAAAGATAAAACCGGACCTAATCGCTATGGCAAAAGGACTCAGTGGAGGCGCGGCTCCGATTGCGGTCACCCTGGCCTCGAAAAAAATTCATTCCGCCTTCGAAAGCCCGGAACCAGAAAAGGCTTTTTATCACGGGCATACGATGACCGGAAATCCGATTGCATGTGCGGCGGCCCTCGTTTCCACAAAGCTGATGTTTGAAGAAAGTCGTTTGGAACAAGTAGCCAGCTTGGAAAAAAAACTCAAGGTTGGCCTAAAGAAGATTCAGGAAGAATTTCCGAAACGGATTCGAGATCTCCGAGTGATGGGAGCCGTTGGAGTTTTAGAATTGGAAGTGGGCCAGGAGAGCGGTTATACGTATCCTGGAAATAAAATTCTGAAGAAGAAATTTTTGGAGAAGGGGGTTCTTCTTCGACCGCTCGGAAATGTGATTTATCTCACTCCGCCGTATGTGATATCCGATTCTTCTTTGGAAAAGATTTTCAGAGCGATCCGCGAGACCTTGGTCGAAATTTATTCGGGGAATTAG
- a CDS encoding sodium:solute symporter family transporter — MHFGIADLLVLLLYVILVLFSGWFTSRKKDKDSSSYFLAGRELSWIPLSFSIVATETSTLTFLNIPGLSYSGNLTFLGLGLGFVLGRILVAQLFIPMYYQSGFISVYEWVGIKYGKVSQKTVTYLFKLTRILGDGVRMYASAIPVAILLEVFLKQYVSLEVGTLQIEILSLLLISGITILYTVQGGFRSVVWVDSIQFVIYVGGGIFAFFYLGYLLSQRGFDFLNVFQSASVAGKLKILEWNDFSSAYFFPTAILGGILLTLGTHGVDQMFVQRVLACRSESDAKKAMVSSGIFVFFQFVLFLSIGVLLFFYYAGENLPKDKVFSKFILEEVPSPITGFLLAAILASAMSTLSSSINSLSLTTKVDLGISKFGSATLSFFWGLILLLSALLPLFLTAGKTGLVELGLSIASYTVGPIIAIFLTGRISSFSYMQELKDRSAALSIALTPILTLLFGKWTGFGFTYLVPFGIGTCLLIGFILLKIQNRFSLQK; from the coding sequence ATGCACTTCGGAATCGCGGACTTACTTGTACTTCTATTATACGTCATTCTCGTTTTATTTTCCGGTTGGTTTACATCCAGGAAGAAGGACAAAGATTCTTCCTCTTACTTTCTCGCAGGTAGAGAACTCTCTTGGATTCCGCTTAGCTTTTCCATTGTCGCGACGGAAACTTCCACACTTACGTTTCTCAATATTCCCGGACTCAGTTATTCCGGAAATCTCACTTTTCTCGGATTGGGTTTGGGTTTTGTTCTCGGAAGAATCCTTGTCGCACAACTTTTCATTCCGATGTATTATCAATCCGGTTTTATTTCCGTTTACGAATGGGTCGGAATCAAATACGGAAAAGTTTCCCAAAAGACGGTGACCTATCTTTTCAAACTCACAAGAATCTTAGGAGACGGAGTGAGAATGTATGCGTCCGCCATTCCGGTCGCAATCTTACTGGAAGTGTTTCTCAAACAATACGTTTCACTCGAAGTAGGAACTCTTCAGATCGAAATTCTCAGTCTGCTTCTGATCTCCGGAATTACGATTCTTTATACCGTTCAAGGCGGTTTTCGTTCGGTCGTATGGGTCGACTCGATCCAGTTCGTAATCTATGTAGGCGGAGGAATTTTCGCTTTTTTTTATCTGGGTTATCTTTTATCGCAAAGAGGATTCGATTTTTTGAATGTGTTTCAGTCTGCTTCCGTAGCGGGAAAACTAAAAATTTTAGAATGGAATGATTTTTCTTCGGCGTATTTTTTTCCCACCGCGATTTTAGGCGGAATTCTTCTTACCTTAGGAACTCACGGGGTCGACCAGATGTTCGTACAAAGAGTTCTGGCATGCCGATCCGAATCGGATGCAAAGAAGGCGATGGTTTCCTCCGGAATTTTTGTATTCTTTCAATTCGTATTGTTTTTGAGCATCGGAGTGTTGTTATTTTTTTATTACGCGGGAGAGAATCTTCCCAAGGATAAGGTTTTTTCCAAATTCATTTTGGAAGAAGTCCCTTCCCCGATCACGGGTTTTTTACTCGCGGCCATCCTCGCTTCCGCGATGTCCACTCTTTCGAGTTCCATCAACTCCTTATCGCTCACGACGAAAGTGGATTTGGGAATTTCAAAATTCGGATCCGCAACCTTGAGTTTTTTTTGGGGATTGATCCTATTACTCAGCGCCCTTCTTCCACTTTTCCTCACCGCGGGAAAAACAGGTTTGGTGGAATTGGGACTTTCCATCGCGTCTTACACGGTGGGCCCGATCATCGCGATCTTTTTAACGGGAAGAATTTCAAGTTTTTCTTATATGCAAGAATTGAAAGATAGATCCGCGGCGCTTTCGATCGCTTTGACTCCGATTCTTACCCTGCTCTTCGGTAAATGGACCGGCTTTGGTTTTACTTATTTGGTTCCTTTCGGAATCGGAACCTGTCTTCTGATCGGCTTCATTTTATTAAAAATTCAGAATCGTTTTTCTCTTCAAAAATAG
- the bioD gene encoding dethiobiotin synthase, with protein MSVFISATGTDVGKSFLSSLILAKYGEELGLKYFKPIQTGEESDRASVMDLSGLDESRFLKNYYSFAFAGSPHYAAELEGTEIDTDELARHLFSIREEKLIVEGAGGLLVPLTRKTLTIDVVRQSEIPLILAAPVSLGAINQTLLSLEAIQKRNLAFKGVFFIGTPDKTTEDNIRTILEWSGVPMLGFFYFHTKERLSREEFRKDCLLRFDPDSILKEAIQ; from the coding sequence ATGTCTGTTTTTATTTCAGCAACAGGAACGGATGTCGGAAAAAGTTTTCTGAGTTCTTTGATTCTCGCTAAATACGGGGAGGAGCTTGGTCTCAAATATTTCAAACCGATTCAGACCGGAGAAGAAAGCGATCGTGCCTCCGTGATGGATCTTTCGGGTTTGGATGAAAGTAGATTCTTAAAAAATTACTATTCTTTTGCCTTCGCGGGCTCTCCCCATTACGCGGCAGAATTAGAAGGAACCGAAATCGATACCGACGAATTGGCGCGACATCTTTTTAGCATTCGGGAAGAGAAGCTCATCGTGGAAGGAGCGGGTGGACTTTTGGTTCCATTGACTCGAAAGACCTTGACGATCGATGTCGTTCGACAATCCGAAATTCCTTTGATATTAGCCGCTCCGGTTTCTTTAGGTGCAATCAACCAGACCCTTCTCTCTCTGGAAGCGATTCAAAAAAGGAATCTCGCCTTCAAAGGAGTTTTTTTTATCGGAACCCCCGATAAAACCACGGAAGACAATATAAGAACCATCCTCGAATGGAGCGGAGTCCCTATGTTGGGATTTTTTTATTTTCATACGAAGGAAAGACTGAGTCGGGAAGAATTTCGAAAAGATTGTCTCCTTCGATTTGATCCGGATTCTATCTTGAAGGAAGCGATTCAATGA
- a CDS encoding malate dehydrogenase, which translates to MSKTVKVAVTGAAGQIGYSLLFRIASGQMFGPDTAVEIQMLELEAAVPAAKGVIMELEDCAFPLLQKVTVSSDLDVAFKDINWALLVGSVPRKAGMERGDLLKINGGIFVNQGKAIEKNAANDVRILVVGNPCNTNCLIAMNNAKGVPGDRWFAMTKLDENRAKSQLAGKAGVPVKEVTHLGIWGNHSSTQYPDFYNAKISGKPVTDVISDHEWLKGDFIKNVQQRGAEIIKARGASSAASAANGVVDTVRGIITPTAPGDAFSAAIVSDGSYGAEKGLIFGFPLKSDGKTVEIIQGLPLNDFAKEKFKITHDELVSERNEVKEML; encoded by the coding sequence ATGAGTAAGACAGTGAAAGTCGCTGTTACAGGCGCTGCAGGACAAATCGGATATTCTCTACTTTTTAGAATCGCTTCCGGACAAATGTTCGGACCCGATACTGCGGTAGAAATTCAAATGCTTGAATTGGAAGCGGCGGTCCCTGCGGCAAAAGGTGTTATTATGGAATTGGAAGACTGCGCGTTTCCTCTTCTTCAAAAAGTGACAGTCTCTTCGGACTTGGACGTTGCTTTCAAAGATATCAACTGGGCCTTACTTGTTGGATCGGTTCCTAGAAAAGCCGGAATGGAAAGGGGAGATCTCCTCAAGATCAACGGTGGGATTTTTGTGAACCAAGGAAAGGCGATCGAAAAGAACGCGGCAAACGACGTAAGAATTCTCGTCGTCGGTAATCCTTGCAATACGAACTGTTTGATCGCGATGAACAACGCAAAAGGTGTTCCAGGAGATCGTTGGTTTGCGATGACTAAGCTCGATGAAAACAGAGCAAAATCTCAGTTAGCCGGTAAAGCGGGAGTTCCCGTAAAAGAAGTCACTCATCTTGGAATCTGGGGAAACCATTCTTCTACACAATATCCGGATTTTTACAACGCAAAGATTTCCGGAAAACCGGTGACCGATGTTATCTCCGATCACGAATGGTTGAAAGGTGATTTTATCAAGAACGTTCAACAAAGAGGCGCAGAAATCATCAAAGCAAGAGGCGCTTCCTCCGCGGCGAGTGCCGCAAACGGAGTCGTGGACACTGTTCGTGGGATCATCACTCCGACAGCTCCAGGCGATGCTTTCTCCGCCGCGATTGTTTCCGACGGATCGTATGGCGCGGAAAAAGGTCTGATCTTCGGTTTTCCTTTGAAGTCCGACGGAAAAACAGTGGAGATCATACAAGGTCTTCCTTTGAACGATTTCGCAAAAGAGAAATTCAAGATCACCCATGACGAGCTCGTTTCCGAAAGAAATGAAGTGAAGGAAATGCTCTAA
- a CDS encoding alpha/beta fold hydrolase — translation MSAVDLYSRKIPFQNQKFSAPICGPILVLHGLFGSSKNWQTVGDFLARYADVYLLDLRNHGDSPHSSEHSLASMVEDLEAWTRKNQIVKPVLLGHSMGGLVSMGFALRNPEIPSLLLIQDIVPKDYPLRYELEFACLRTDVSKFKTRQEIDAVLSQILPNAFIRNFLEMNLERMESGGYRWKLNVEGIERSPRLLQDFFQKYTESPYSKKTHFLIGGASEYFLEEDIVVARKFFPNSEFYRIPGGDHYIHFTKASEYKRILESIFEEKNDSEFLIK, via the coding sequence ATGTCTGCAGTAGATCTTTATTCTCGCAAAATCCCATTCCAAAATCAAAAATTTTCCGCACCGATTTGTGGCCCTATCTTAGTTCTTCACGGACTTTTCGGTTCCTCAAAAAACTGGCAGACCGTGGGGGACTTTTTGGCTCGGTATGCGGACGTCTACTTGCTCGATCTTCGAAATCACGGAGATTCACCGCATTCTTCCGAACATTCCCTCGCATCTATGGTCGAGGACCTGGAAGCCTGGACTCGCAAAAATCAAATCGTCAAACCCGTGTTACTCGGACATTCGATGGGCGGACTTGTGAGCATGGGATTCGCTCTTCGAAATCCGGAAATCCCGTCTCTTCTTTTGATCCAAGATATCGTTCCGAAAGATTACCCTTTGCGTTACGAACTTGAATTCGCCTGTCTTCGAACCGACGTTTCGAAATTCAAAACGAGACAGGAAATCGACGCGGTTCTTTCTCAGATTCTCCCGAATGCGTTCATTCGAAACTTTTTGGAAATGAATTTGGAAAGAATGGAATCCGGCGGTTATCGATGGAAGTTGAACGTGGAAGGAATCGAAAGATCTCCTCGATTACTTCAGGATTTTTTTCAAAAATATACGGAGAGTCCGTATTCGAAAAAAACTCACTTTCTGATCGGCGGAGCTTCGGAATATTTTTTAGAGGAAGATATCGTCGTAGCTCGTAAATTTTTTCCAAACTCGGAATTCTATAGAATCCCGGGTGGAGATCATTATATCCACTTTACAAAAGCGTCCGAATACAAAAGAATTCTTGAATCTATTTTTGAAGAGAAAAACGATTCTGAATTTTTAATAAAATGA